One Etheostoma spectabile isolate EspeVRDwgs_2016 chromosome 12, UIUC_Espe_1.0, whole genome shotgun sequence genomic window carries:
- the LOC116699289 gene encoding LOW QUALITY PROTEIN: T-cell acute lymphocytic leukemia protein 1-like (The sequence of the model RefSeq protein was modified relative to this genomic sequence to represent the inferred CDS: inserted 1 base in 1 codon), producing MTHSQNGSTYTVTSTTRLERTQRTRASGDGIKMMEKRQPELRPGSPDXQSGPGKREDSSIISRLNGCKEEEEPRRVEGERERGGSFKGVEETDDVPLQNSSNGTSISIIINGVAKETASHNALDLKREVPVIELSRRDAIKALEQRTESHLVPITELRRPPPLPLPPPQRDDARMVQLSPNAFPVPARAMLYNLAQPLAAINSLGGESEQYSMYPSNRVKRRPAPYEVELDEAGQPKIVRRIFTNSRERWRQQNVNGAFAELRKLIPTHPPDKKLSKNEILRLAMKYISFLSNLLEDQDGGRNVGSTTDGETGLLVGVGAHEGGPQGGPHQDTVVSLARDDLLETMSPGSSCGSLPDGDAEGSPESFMEDQDSPPAPRTLTASRGPPLHLAARDLRRNGRPTDGSSRR from the exons ATGACCCACTCACAAAATGGCTCCACTTACACAGTAACATCAACAACACGGCTGGAACG GACGCAGCGGACTCGAGCGAGTGGTGACGGTATCAAAATGATGGAAAAACGGCAGCCGGAGCTTCGTCCTGGAAGTCCCG TTCAGTCCGGTCCTGGAAAGCGGGAGGACTCGTCCATCATCTCCAGACTGAATGGATgcaaggaggaagaggagccgAGGAGagtggagggggagagggagaggggagggagcTTTAAGGGGGTTGAGGAGACGGATGACGTTCCTCTGCAGAACTCAAGCAACGGGACCAgcatcagcatcatcatcaaCGGCGTTGCCAAGGAAACTGCCTCTCACAACGCCCTTGACCTGAAAAGGGAAGTGCCGGTGATCGAGCTCTCCAGGAGGGACGCTATAAAAGCGCTGGAGCAGAGGACTGAAAGCCATTTGGTGCCGATCACGGAACTTCGCAGACCTCCACCGCTGCCGCTGCCGCCGCCGCAACGAGACGACGCTCGAATGGTCCAACTGAGCCCAAACGCGTTTCCTGTCCCGGCCCGGGCCATGCTCTACAACCTGGCGCAGCCTCTCGCCGCCATCAACAG TCTCGGAGGGGAGTCGGAGCAGTACAGcatgtaccccagcaacagggTAAAGCGCCGCCCGGCGCCTTATGAGGTTGAACTCGACGAGG CTGGCCAGCCAAAGATTGTACGTCGCATCTTCACAAACAGTCGTGAACGCTGGCGGCAGCAGAACGTGAACGGGGCATTTGCGGAGCTTCGCAAGCTCATCCCCACTCACCCCCCAGACAAGAAGCTGAGCAAGAATGAGATCCTGCGGCTTGCAATGAAGTACATCAGCTTCCTCTCCAACCTCCTGGAGGACCAGGACGGAGGGAGGAATGTTGGCAGCACAACTGATGGGGAAACAGGGCTGCTGGTTGGGGTCGGGGCCCACGAGGGGGGCCCTCAGGGTGGACCACATCAGGACACAGTGGTAAGCCTGGCCAGGGACGATCTTCTGGAGACAATGTCGCCAGGCTCCAGTTGTGGAAGCCTGCCTGATGGCGATGCCGAGGGCAGTCCTGAGAGCTTTATGGAGGACCAGGACTCACCTCCAGCTCCAAGGACTCTAACAGCTTCACGGGGGCCCCCGCTGCATCTAGCTGCTAGAGATCTGAGGCGCAACGGCCGTCCTACAGATGGCTCCAGTCGCCGATGA